TCGCGAACCTGCGCGACACCACCCTGGCCAACAAGGAACAGGACTGGCTCAAGGGCAACCTGGCGCGTATCTCCGGTCTGATGCAGGGCCGCCGCGACCTGGACGACGTCGCCTCGCTCATCATGAGCGAGCTGACCCCGGTGGTCTCGGCCCAGCACGGCGCCTTCTTCGTGGCCATGCCGACGGACGACGACCCGGGCGCGGAGCAGGCGGACGCGTACGAGCTGCGCATGCTCGGCTCGTACGGCTACTCGATGGGGTCCATGCCGACGTCCTTCAGGCCCGGTGAGACGCTGATCGGCACCGCGGCGCTGGAGCGGCGCACGATCCTGGTGGAGAACGTCCCGCCCGGTTACCTGAAGATCGCCTCCGGACTCGGGGAGGCTCCGCCCGCGCATGTGATCGTGCTGCCGGTGCTCTTCGAGGGGACCGTGCTCGGGGTGATCGAGTTGGCCTCGTTCCAGCCGTTCACGCAGATCCAGAAGGACTTCCTGAGCCAGATCGCGGAGATGATCGCCACCAGCGTCAACACCATCTCCGTCAACACCAAGACCGAGGTGCTGCTCAAGCAGTCGCAGGAGCTCACCGAGCAGCTGCGCGAGCGCTCCGCGGAGCTGGAGAACCGGCAGAAGGCGCTGCAGGACTCCAACGCGGAACTGGAGGAGAAGGCCGAGCTGCTCGCCCAGCAGAACCGCGACATCGAGGTGAAGAACACCGAGATCGAGGAGGCCCGGCAGGTGCTCGAGGAGCGGGCCGAACAGCTCGCCGTCTCGATGCGCTACAAGTCCGAGTTCCTCGCGAACATGTCGCACGAGCTGCGCACCCCGCTCAACTCGCTGCTGATCCTGGCCAAGTTGCTCGCCGACAACGCGGACGACAACCTCACGCCCAAGCAGGTCGAGTTCGCCGAGACCATCCACGGGGCGGGATCCGACCTGCTCCAGCTCATCAACGACATCCTCGACCTGTCCAAGGTCGAGGCGGGCAAGATGGACGTCTCGCCGACGCGGATCGCGCTGGTCCAGCTCGTCGACTACGTGGAGGCGACCTTCCGCCCGCTCACCGCGGAGAAGGGCCTGGACTTCTCGGTACGGGTCTCGCCGGAGCTGCCCGCCACCCTGCACACCGACGAACAGCGGCTGCTCCAGGTGCTGCGCAACCTCCTGTCGAACGCGGTGAAGTTCACCGACTCCGGCGCGGTGGAACTCGTCATCCGCACGGCGGGCAGCGATGTGCCCGTGCAGATCCGCGAACAGCTCCTGGAAGCCGGTTCGTTGCGCGAGGCCGACGCCGACCTGATCGCCTTCTCGGTGACGGACACCGGTATCGGCATCGCGGCCAGCAAGATGCGCGTCATCTTCGAGGCCTTCAAGCAGGCGGACGGCACCACGAGCCGCAAGTACGGCGGTACCGGCCTCGGTCTGTCCATCAGCCGGGAGATCGCGCGGCTGCTCGGTGGCGAGATCCACGCGGCGAGCGAGCCGGGACGCGGTTCGACCTTCACGCTCTACCTGCCGCTGCACCCGAGCGAACTGCCGCCGCAGGGCTACCCGCAGCCGATCCCCGGCAGCGACACCGCGCAACTGGAGGCGGCACCGGCGCAGGACGAGCGGCCCGACGTGTCCACGCCCGCCGAGGTCAAGTCGTACCAGGAGACGCAGAACGGAGCGGCGGCGCTGTTCCGCAAGCGCCGCCGGGCGGCCGTGACACAGCCCGGGCCGCTGCCGGAGCTTCCCGCGGCGTCGGAGTCGGCGGAGGTGACGGAGACGGCGGGCTTGTCCGTTCGTGAGGAGTGGGGCGCACCGAAGCCCGCGCCGGAGCCGCGGCCGCGCGGACGGCGCGGGACACAGTTCGGCGGCGAGAAGGTCCTCATCGTCGACGACGACATCCGCAACGTCTTCGCGCTCACCTCGGTGCTCGAACAGCATGGTCTGACGGTGCTGTACGCGGAGAACGGCCGGGAGGGGATCGAGGTCCTGGAGCAGCACGACGACATCACGGTCGTGCTGATGGACATCATGATGCCGGAGATGGACGGCTACGCGACCACGACGGCGATCCGCAGGATGCCGCAGTTCGCCGGGCTGCCGATCGTCGCGCTGACGGCCAAGGCGATGAAGGGCGACCGGGAGAAGGCGATCGAGTCGGGCGCTTCCGACTATGTGACCAAGCCGGTCGATCCCGATCATCTACTGACCGTCATGGAGCAGTGGATGCACGAGAAGTGACAAATTCGGCCCTTAGTCACTGACGGTGCCGGTCGTCCGACCGGCACCGTTGGCGGCACCCCGACACCTGTGCCGGGGTCTGCCGCGCTCTGCCGCCGTCGGTCCTCGTCCGTCCGGATCGGTGCGTATCGGTGCGCGTCTGTGAGGGACTGTCGGGGCCGTCGGGACACGAAATGGCTGGCTGGTGCAAGTGGTCGGGTGCCCGGGGCAGCGCGCGGGGCGGGCGAGGCCCTAGGGTGAGAGTGCATGGTCAGGGCGGACGCACCCGTCTCGGGAACTTTCTCCTGCCCACCCCGCGTTTGAGCCGTGTGCACAGTGACATCGCGGTGACAGGGTGTGGCGACGGGCAGGGTGCGGCTACCATGACCGGCACAAGGGCGGGCGGCGCAAGGGAGTCGTCGCCTGGGGCGGCGCCCGGCGCACAGCCGGGTCGAGGAGGGCGGGCCATGGTGCAGAAGGCCAAGATCCTCCTGGTCGATGACCGGCCGGAGAATCTGCTGGCGCTGGAGGCCATCCTCTCTGCGCTCGATCAGACGCTGGTACGGGCATCCTCCGGGGAGGAGGCGCTCAAGGCGTTGCTCACTGACGACTTCGCGGTCATTCTGCTGGACGTCCAGATGCCAGGAATGGACGGATTCGAGACAGCCGCGCACATCAAGCGGCGGGAACGGACCCGGGACATCCCGATCATCTTCCTCACCGCGATCAACCACGGTCCGCATCACACCTTCCGCGGTTACGCGGCCGGTGCCGTGGACTACATCTCCAAGCCCTTCGATCCGTGGGTGCTGCGCGCCAAGGTCTCGGTCTTCGTCGAGCTGTACATGAAGAACTGCCAGCTCCGTGAGCAGGCGGCGCTGCTGCGGCTGCAGATCGAGGGCGACGGCAAGGCCGAGCAGGCCAAGGAGCCCGCCGGGCTGCTCGCCGAACTCTCCGCGCGGCTCGCGGCAGTTGAGGAGCAGGCGGAGGCGCTGTCCAAGCAACTCGACGACGACGCCGCCGATGCCGCCGCCGTCGCCACCGCCGCCCATCTGGAGCGCAAACTCACGGGACTTCGCCGCGCCCTCGACGCCCTGGAGCCCGGCACGAGCGCCGAGGCGCCCTCGCTGCCCTCGCAGAACTGACCCACGCGCCACGGCCTGTTGAGGAAGCGTCAGTCGCGCGTGTCGGCGATCACGACACGAACGGGTGAACACGTGGGCGCGCGTGTCCGACCCGCCCGACACCGGTAACCTCACCACCATGGCCTCACGTACGTCCGGCAAGGGTTCCCAGGGCACGGCGGGCACCGCGAAGCGCGCCGGCCGTGGCGGGGGCGCGGCGAAGAAGGCGCCCGCGAAGAAGGCGGCAGCCAAACCCCCCGCCAAGAAGGCGGCGGCGAAGAAGGCGCCCGCCAAGAAAGCGGCGCCCAAACCCGCGCCGAATCCGACCAACGGCATCTTCCGGCTGGTGCGCGCCGTCTGGCTGGGCGCCGCCCACGCCGTGGGCGCGGGCTTTCGCGGCCTGGGCCGCGGCGCGAAGGGGCTCGACCCGGCGCACCGCAAGGACGGTGTGGCCCTGCTGCTGCTCGGCCTCGCGC
This is a stretch of genomic DNA from Streptomyces sp. NA04227. It encodes these proteins:
- a CDS encoding two-component system response regulator, which codes for MVQKAKILLVDDRPENLLALEAILSALDQTLVRASSGEEALKALLTDDFAVILLDVQMPGMDGFETAAHIKRRERTRDIPIIFLTAINHGPHHTFRGYAAGAVDYISKPFDPWVLRAKVSVFVELYMKNCQLREQAALLRLQIEGDGKAEQAKEPAGLLAELSARLAAVEEQAEALSKQLDDDAADAAAVATAAHLERKLTGLRRALDALEPGTSAEAPSLPSQN